Proteins encoded in a region of the Anopheles aquasalis chromosome 2, idAnoAquaMG_Q_19, whole genome shotgun sequence genome:
- the LOC126569844 gene encoding nucleophosmin: MKHQQVVPDYAAMVQTSGTCLCLVFCGWVLFKLVQAVFWLPGYLEKNQGRLYQKLEPPSPTEDDSQQERKADGEGVQRSKPGGDRSMKEESENADGTIEEEQEDDEIEENSDREANDSEDSESDSKKDK, encoded by the exons ATGAAGCACCAACAGGTGGTACCGGACTACGCGGCCATGGTGCAAACTTCCGGCACCTGCCTGTGCTTGGTGTTTTGCGGATGGGTTCTATTCAA GCTGGTGCAGGCCGTCTTCTGGTTGCCGGGATATCTCGAGAAGAACCAAGGACGTTTGTATCAAAAGTTGGAGCCTCCCAGTCCGACAGAAGATGATTCGCAACAGGAGAGGAAAGCGGATGGTGAGGGCGTACAACGCAGCAAGCCTGGgggtgatcgatcgatgaaagaAGAGTCAGAAAATGCTGATGGCACGATCGAAGAAGAGCAGGAGGATGACGAGATAGAGGAGAATAGCGACAGAGAAGCGAATGATAGTGAGGATAGTGAAAGTGACAGTAAAAAGGATAAATAA
- the LOC126574444 gene encoding uncharacterized protein DDB_G0286299-like has product MAATRVSRGGGLAVVCWFLVLDLAAVRVTSGALLRYASEFDLQAPPSGAVALEDDDLELNEFRLFDTARQQGTEFDEFDADIPFFRTDYDLSQFSPISATPAFTFDHSYIRPDSVLLARAKRANRLRGSKLRKRAPETQLETDRDADDDEDEHNEEEEEEEGKDNSEEVGQDVEDYATRYEQFIAKHFDDVEAKRNRPVVAAKQRKAGGKGASKSKKPTASGKGDTGDEEDGDYKFDRFDYSSSDDYERIKAESEEQSKRLSADPRNCRTYEKDGMVCSVCHDPASDSASESCAYATEPHHRKYAFVKERSYDSKKDGPERSKQPVEHDDDEEDDRADDDAADDDGDGSVDRPERQTTAPEASTTSLPRKPLPRPILRSNPHQLANGGGYRYQPSIVIKDMRSNRAPISMKLREKGAAQPEKKATVMATDDSDIYVMDYGEQDEVAKVLSDFATRDWSNCRKSKRSKDGEMTCYQCKDATGVNHEECMYVSESRQIASRLLFPPPPSAPSASASSPTTIDRKRRKVVAVKKENMSQLPMPATEGHGPAREKQTVKRTVSFRSFVTGSAASGGFDGASGEDSPSERVIHYEHHISHEVP; this is encoded by the coding sequence ATGGCTGCTACAAGGGTGTCacgtggcggtggtttggctgtggtgtgctggttccTCGTTCTGGATCTAGCCGCGGTGCGCGTCACTTCCGGTGCACTACTTCGCTACGCCAGTGAGTTTGATCTtcaagcaccaccatcaggtgCAGTAGCACTGGAAGACGATGATCTCGAACTGAATGAATTCCGATTGTTCGACACGGCGCGACAACAGGGGACGGAGTTTGATGAGTTCGATGCGGACATCCCGTTCTTCCGGACGGATTACGATCTCTCACAGTTTAGCCCAATCTCGGCGACACCGGCCTTTACCTTCGACCATTCCTACATCCGGCCGGACAGTGTCCTGTTGGCGCGCGCCAAACGTGCCAACCGTTTGCGAGGATCGAAGCTGCGAAAGCGCGCTCCGGAAACGCAATTGGAAACCGATCGTGATgcggacgatgacgaagacgagcacaatgaggaagaggaggaggaggagggtaaGGACAACTCGGAGGAAGTAGGCCAGGACGTCGAAGATTATGCGACCCGGTACGAGCAGTTTATCGCCAAACACTTTGACGATGTCGaggcgaaacgaaaccgacCAGTGGTGGCGGCCAAGCAGCGGAAGGCAGGTGGCAAAGGTGCCAGCAAGTCCAAGAAGCCAACAGCCAGCGGTAAGGGCGATACCGGCGACGAAGAGGATGGTGATTACAagttcgatcggttcgattaCTCCTCATCCGACGATTACGAGCGGATTAAGGCGGAATCGGAGGAACAAAGCAAGCGCCTTTCGGCCGATCCACGGAACTGTCGCACGTACGAGAAGGACGGGATGGTGTGCAGCGTTTGTCACGATCCGGCCAGTGACAGTGCATCGGAGAGCTGTGCCTACGCCACGGAACCGCACCACCGGAAGTACGCGTTCGTGAAGGAGCGAAGCTACGACAGCAAAAAGGATGGCCCAGaacgatcgaagcaacccgttgagcacgatgacgacgaggaagacgaccgagctgacgacgatgctgctgacgacgacggcgacggttcAGTTGATCGTCCGGAGCGCCAAACGACGGCGCCGGAagctagcaccaccagcctgcCACGGAAGCCACTGCCACGACCGATACTACGCTCGAACCCCCATCAGCTGGCCAATGGCGGTGGCTATCGCTATCAGCCATCGATCGTAATCAAGGATATGCGTTCGAACAGAGCTCCGATCAGTATGAAGCTGCGTGAGAAAGGGGCCGCCCAACCCGAGAAGAAGGCCACCGTCATGGCCACCGACGATTCCGACATCTACGTGATGGATTACGGTGAGCAGGATGAGGTGGCGAAGGTGTTGAGTGATTTTGCGACACGTGATTGGTCCAACTGTCGCAAGtcgaagcgatcgaaggaTGGTGAGATGACGTGCTATCAGTGCAAGGATGCGACCGGTGTGAACCACGAGGAGTGTATGTACGTCTCCGAGTCCCGGCAGATCGCTAGCCGTTTGCTGTTTCCGCCGCCACcctcagcaccatcagcgagCGCTTCGTCACCGACGACCATCGatcggaagcgaaggaaggtggtggcggtgaagaaggagaacaTGAGCCAGCTACCCATGCCGGCGACCGAAGGCCACGGTCCAGCCAGGGAGAAACAAACGGTCAAGCGGACGGTTTCGTTCCGTAGCTTCGTCACCGGATCTGCTGCCAGTGGGGGGTTCGACGGTGCATCGGGGGAGGACAGTCCCAGTGAGCGGGTCATTCACTACGAGCATCACATATCCCACGAGGTGCCGTAA
- the LOC126571699 gene encoding zinc finger protein 260-like, whose protein sequence is MMHNLCRLCAKSDIRPPARSLTTLRSSAGMKSLIDFCLHGNEEHEFAATSPMLPTSVCDACLEQLNCFQQFVLSCRTAQLTLQQLISSEEWFSPSDDETMIVRDPESNPESTTVERRDRLEIEEEKCNNHDLEEAINDCSERPGVESRTDSRPHGTRSAAHDEPAKRRSTVANRQPPPSRRKQMCQVCGKVLSNKATFRVHMKIHTQDKSLICSICDRRFYVKQQLQIHMESLHEQKEFVCTVCGLKCRWRKSLARHMQLHAENPYKHQCDHCEKAFSRPNQLRIHTMKHTGDRVCCDLCGAGYMYNYMLTQHKIRKHGLMVEGVQLYERRRPGTQNKANSSTSQ, encoded by the exons ATGATGCATAATCTCTGCCGTTTGTGCGCCAAGAGCGACATCCGACCTCCGGCGCGCTCGCTAACAACACTACGATCCAGTGCCGGAATGAAAAGTCTGATCGACTTCTGCCTTCACGGAAATGAGGAACATGAATTCGCAGCGACATCCCCGATGCTTCCCACTAGCGTGTGTGATGCGTGCCTCGAGCAGCTTAATTGTTTTCAGCAATTCGTTCTAAGTTGTAGAACAGCTCAGCTTACGTTACAGCAGTTGATTTCTTCCGAAGAATGGTTTTCACCGTCCGATGATGAAACTATGATCGTAAGGGATCCTGAAAGCAACCCTGAATCAACCACCGTAGAACGAAGAGATCGTCTCGAAATTGAAGAGGAAAAGTGCAACAATCATGATCTGGAAGAAGCGATTAACGACTGTTCTGAACGGCCGGGAGTGGAATCGAGGACAGACAGCAGACCACACGGCACTCGATCTGCAGCACACGATGAGCCTGCAAAACGGAGATCAACGGTGGCGAACCGGCAACCTCCGCCTTCGAGGCGGAAACAAATGTGCCAAGTCTGTGGCAAGGTTCTCTCGAACAAGGCCACATTCCGGGTGCATATGAAAATACATACGCAGGACAAAAGCCTGATATGCAGCATCTGCGATCGACGGTTCTAcgtcaagcagcagctgcagatcCACATGGAATCGTTACACGAGCAGAAAGAGTTCGTATGTACCGTTTGCGGTTTAAAGTGCCGCTGGCGCAAAAGCTTGGCGCGCCACATGCAACTGCATGCGGAAAATCCTTACAAACATCAGTGCGATCACTGCGAGAAGGCCTTTTCACGCCCTAATCAACTGAGGATTCACACGATGAAACATACTGGCGATAGAGTTTGCTGTGATTTATGTGGTGCAGGTTACAT GTACAATTACATGCTAACGCAACATAAAATCCGTAAACACGGGCTGATGGTGGAGGGTGTACAGTTGTATGAAAGACGCCGGCCAGGCACCCAGAACAAGGCAAATTCTTCCACTTCTCAATAA
- the LOC126571701 gene encoding low molecular weight phosphotyrosine protein phosphatase 1-like, translating to MADKKKALFICLGNICRSPIAEAVFLKTINTAGVADQWEVDSAAIGSWHVGRSPDHRALATMKQHDLPYNNKARQIKKADFDHYDYIFGMDTENISDLKERAPKGGECKAKILLLGDFDSQQPGAIIRDPYYDRGSEGFEQCYVQCVRCCETFLAKAQAGQI from the exons ATGGCTGATAAAAAGAAGGCTCTCTTTATTTGCCTCG GAAACATTtgccgatcaccgatcgcgGAGGCGGTATTTCTCAAAACTATCAACACAGCAGGAGTTGCGGATCAGTGGGAGGTGGATAGTGCGGCCATCGGATCGTGGCATGTAGGACGTAGCCCAGACCATCGGGCGCTGGCCACTATGAAACAGCACGACCTCCCGTACAACAACAAGGCCCGCCAGATCAAGAAAGCGGACTTTGACCACTACGACTACATCTTCGGCATGGACACGGAAAACATTTCCGACCTAAAGGAACGGGCGCCCAAGGGTGGCGAGTGCAAGGCAAAGATTTTGCTGCTCGGTGATTTCGACTCACAGCAACCGGGGGCGATCATCCGCGATCCGTACTACGACAGGGGATCCGAGGGCTTCGAACAGTGCTACGTGCAGTGTGTGCGTTGCTGCGAAACCTTCCTGGCAAAGGCCCAAGCAGGACAAATTTAA